One window from the genome of Leptolyngbya ohadii IS1 encodes:
- a CDS encoding NB-ARC domain-containing protein produces the protein MPRSLRVALACLNQIKLAFRHSAYPSQQALATELGLSRPTISYFFNGKAVDRLNFIEICQKLGLDWEAIADRNIEADTEFEEAKSERTIPTSYQDWGEAPCVSNFFGRTKELGKLQQWILEDDCRLVTLLGMGGIGKTALSVRLAQQLQDRFEYLFWRSLRDAPPVDRILEDLLKFLSNQQETDFPEFLSEKINKLIGYLRTSRCLLVLDNVESVLQAGARNGQYRKGYEGYGELFERVGETIHRSCLVLTSREKPEEIILLNGQLSPVRSLYLTGLSTSDGRKIFEQHGSFAASEDEWKLTIENYAGNPLALRIAASAIHEGLDNNISRFIERYLKPGKVVFDKIQDILERQFNRLSASEQEIMYWLAINREPVLDSELEEDLISPQSRRELLPNLLSLKRRSLIENSKAGYTLQNVVMEYVTTRLIEQISKEIRTGSLEHFNNHALIKATAKDYVREIQIRLILKPVIDNLININKYLSLSLQNLRSQVDLLPGYAAGNVLNLSCNLNKTLSNYDFSHLPIWQAYLQKMSLYNVDFSYSDLTKSTFIESLGSVLSLAFSSNGKFLITASDVNGEICLWETGRYKPVFINKGHIGWVRTVAFKPDNQTFASGGNDQIVKLWDVNTGQCLKVLQGHTSWIESVTFSPDGQILASGGEDQTIRLWDVDTGQCLKILKGHTHRIQSVSFSPNGRFLASGSGDKTVRLWNPKTGQCEGILKGHIGWIRSVAFCPDNQILASGSSDQTVKLWDINTGECLRTLQGHTSWIWSVAFNTDGQILASSSGDRTVKLWDINTGECLRTLQGHTSWIWSVAFSPGGQILASGNDDKTVRVWDFNTRKCLRTLQGHTGWVWSVAFGSDGQILASGSGDQTVKLWNVSTGECLKTLQGHTHRVESVAFSPDGQLLVSGSEDETVRVWNIKTGQCLRILQGSTKRIQSVTFSPSGQFLAVGSEDRTVSLWNISSGKCFKILRGHKDWVRSVAFSPNSQILVSGGEDELIKLWDVTTGDCLATLRAPRPYEGMNITGVKGLTEAQKATLIALGAVESEG, from the coding sequence ATGCCTCGCTCTCTCAGGGTTGCCCTAGCTTGCCTCAATCAAATCAAATTGGCTTTCAGACACAGTGCCTATCCAAGTCAACAAGCTTTAGCGACAGAATTAGGCTTATCTCGTCCTACCATAAGTTACTTTTTCAACGGTAAAGCTGTTGATCGGCTGAATTTTATAGAGATCTGTCAGAAGCTAGGGCTTGACTGGGAAGCAATCGCTGACCGCAATATAGAAGCTGATACTGAGTTTGAAGAGGCAAAGTCTGAAAGAACAATTCCCACTTCGTATCAAGATTGGGGAGAAGCACCTTGTGTTTCTAACTTCTTCGGACGTACAAAAGAGCTAGGCAAATTGCAGCAATGGATCTTAGAGGATGATTGCCGACTGGTAACGCTGCTGGGCATGGGTGGAATTGGTAAAACTGCTCTATCCGTCAGGTTGGCACAGCAACTTCAGGATAGGTTCGAGTACTTATTTTGGCGCAGTCTTCGGGACGCACCTCCCGTAGACAGGATTTTGGAAGATTTGCTCAAATTTCTCTCCAATCAGCAAGAAACGGATTTCCCGGAATTTTTGAGTGAGAAAATCAACAAGCTAATTGGTTACTTACGCACCTCACGCTGTCTATTAGTATTGGATAATGTCGAATCGGTTCTCCAAGCGGGTGCTCGTAATGGTCAATACCGAAAAGGATATGAAGGATATGGGGAATTATTTGAAAGAGTAGGTGAGACAATCCATCGCAGTTGCCTAGTCCTAACCAGCCGAGAGAAACCTGAAGAAATAATATTGCTAAATGGACAGCTTTCTCCTGTTCGATCATTGTATTTGACGGGATTAAGCACCTCAGATGGGCGCAAAATTTTTGAACAACACGGTTCTTTTGCTGCTTCAGAGGATGAGTGGAAATTAACAATCGAAAATTATGCAGGTAACCCTCTGGCATTAAGGATTGCTGCTTCAGCAATTCATGAGGGATTAGACAACAACATCTCCCGATTTATAGAACGATATCTCAAGCCAGGGAAAGTAGTCTTTGACAAAATCCAGGATATTTTAGAACGACAGTTTAATCGTCTGTCAGCTTCTGAGCAAGAGATCATGTACTGGTTAGCAATTAATCGCGAACCAGTACTAGACTCAGAACTGGAAGAAGATCTTATATCACCGCAATCACGTCGAGAACTACTACCCAATCTTTTATCTCTAAAGCGACGGTCGCTAATTGAGAATAGCAAAGCAGGTTACACACTTCAAAACGTTGTAATGGAGTATGTGACAACTCGATTGATTGAACAAATAAGTAAAGAAATCAGGACTGGAAGCCTTGAACATTTTAACAATCATGCTTTAATTAAAGCAACCGCAAAAGACTATGTTAGAGAAATTCAAATTCGCTTGATTCTCAAGCCAGTTATAGACAATTTGATAAATATAAACAAATATTTGTCTCTATCTCTACAGAATTTGCGAAGTCAAGTCGATTTGTTGCCAGGATACGCAGCAGGAAATGTTTTAAATCTGTCTTGCAATCTGAATAAAACTTTGAGTAATTATGATTTCTCCCACTTGCCTATTTGGCAAGCATATCTTCAAAAAATGAGTTTATACAATGTTGATTTTTCTTACTCCGATTTAACTAAATCGACGTTCATCGAAAGCTTAGGCAGTGTTTTATCACTAGCATTTAGTTCAAATGGAAAGTTCTTAATCACAGCAAGTGATGTCAATGGTGAAATTTGTTTGTGGGAAACTGGACGGTATAAACCAGTTTTTATCAATAAAGGGCACATTGGTTGGGTACGGACAGTTGCGTTCAAGCCAGACAATCAAACTTTCGCTAGTGGTGGTAATGATCAAATAGTAAAGTTATGGGACGTCAACACAGGTCAGTGTCTCAAAGTTTTACAAGGGCATACAAGTTGGATAGAGTCAGTCACTTTCAGTCCAGATGGTCAAATTCTTGCTAGTGGTGGTGAAGATCAGACAATAAGATTGTGGGATGTCGATACCGGACAGTGCCTCAAGATTTTGAAAGGACATACTCATCGAATACAGTCAGTTTCTTTCAGTCCGAACGGTCGATTTCTTGCTAGTGGCAGCGGTGATAAAACAGTTAGATTATGGAATCCTAAAACTGGTCAGTGTGAGGGAATTTTGAAAGGACATATCGGCTGGATAAGATCAGTTGCTTTTTGCCCAGACAATCAAATTCTTGCTAGTGGGAGTAGTGATCAAACAGTAAAGTTATGGGATATCAATACAGGTGAATGTCTCAGAACTTTGCAAGGACATACCAGTTGGATATGGTCAGTTGCTTTCAACACAGATGGTCAAATTCTCGCTAGTAGTAGCGGCGATCGAACAGTAAAGTTATGGGATATCAATACAGGTGAATGTCTCAGAACTTTGCAAGGACATACCAGTTGGATATGGTCAGTGGCTTTTAGCCCAGGTGGACAGATTCTTGCCAGCGGTAATGATGATAAAACAGTTAGAGTATGGGATTTTAACACTCGCAAATGTCTTAGAACTTTGCAAGGGCATACTGGTTGGGTATGGTCGGTTGCTTTTGGTTCAGATGGTCAAATTCTTGCTAGTGGTAGCGGTGACCAAACAGTAAAGTTATGGAATGTCAGCACTGGTGAATGTCTCAAAACCTTACAAGGGCATACGCATCGGGTAGAATCAGTTGCCTTTAGTCCGGACGGGCAGCTTCTTGTTAGTGGTAGTGAGGATGAAACAGTTCGAGTTTGGAATATCAAAACAGGACAATGTCTTAGAATTCTGCAAGGAAGCACTAAACGAATACAATCAGTTACCTTTAGTCCAAGTGGACAATTTCTTGCCGTTGGCAGTGAAGATCGAACAGTAAGCTTATGGAATATTAGTTCTGGTAAATGTTTCAAGATTTTGAGGGGACACAAGGATTGGGTGCGATCAGTTGCTTTCAGCCCTAATAGTCAAATTTTAGTTAGCGGTGGTGAAGATGAGTTGATTAAGCTTTGGGATGTTACGACAGGTGACTGCTTGGCAACATTGAGAGCACCTCGTCCTTATGAAGGTATGAACATTACAGGTGTTAAAGGTTTAACTGAAGCTCAGAAAGCTACACTGATTGCTTTGGGCGCAGTTGAGTCTGAAGGATGA
- a CDS encoding DEAD/DEAH box helicase has product MKLPVKLQELLQENEQTIATISTLIGQGSAMVDCSGVEAIVPEHLTLLLSGIPADWDFVELAQVLDQETLTESFAHQLTQEIDRRLGRETKPVQQPSIVAPSSPDSRPTLDVFNLRQEVISDYRRYIESFLKIRDPKVEQFVHQELERGQLWTDSLVQLNPSYKQGATVQELVQQGVLHPECERYFPDYRFRYHQEQAFLAAGRQEPYVLTTGTGSGKSMTYVVPLFDDLLRHPEIKGVRAILVYPMNALINSQKQEFDKFLARVPNSPIRVEQYTGQENLTRKSEIQNNPPHILLTNYVMLELMLTRTHEEKLVASPDLKFLILDELHTYRGRQGADVAMLIRKLRQRAGKDLLCIGTSATMSTKGDRQNRRQTVAGVASKLFGVPVQPQNVIDETLERSITRPQPVATELCQSITAGLSPESQQTLEAFKSHPIAAWIEMNFGLAEEEGHLVRRTPITLEAGAAKLAEQTQLPIETCLNTLKQMFLWGSKTGGLAFRLHQFISQGGSVYATIEPHTKRSLTLEGQYATTDDRLLYPLVFCRTCGQDYYVVRYDGEHQTVQPLLPTAIDLDPDNTDVREGYLTLNEPDLWREGDEERLPDSWFKETKREGRVPKKEYARFIPQRLQVLANGNVTNSLLDGTSCWFTAKPLMTCLNCGVVHDARRNEFVKLSRLSSEGRSTATTLLCLSTVSRLKSTLGEKSEAAKVLSFTDNRQDASLQAGHFNDFVQTSFLRSALHSALQANGTLTHAQLAAEVCKQMQLEQPDYARQVSEYGVGKRRNEEAFQNLIEYRLYEDLRRGGRIVQPNLEQCGLLAIEYIDLEEVCQAIEPWQKHPHPLLLRATPAERLVAAKTLLDLLRRELVIDARLLQPDRIEQLKKEVNQALKDPWTFDPYERLYEAKWASTSVGEQLGYQRRRSKLRLTARSKVGQFLRSPRAWNGLCESISDSEYALLINALIGVLCDSGYLIKDGTEVQLRIDSIQWRSQKTRTIAPDVLTARRIEGAEETPIPVNLFFQDFYERSAQQTHSMEGREHTGQVKTIKRQERETLFRKGELAALFCSPTMELGIDISDLNVVHLRNVPPSPANYAQRSGRAGRSGQGALVITYASAGSGHDQYFFRRQSQMVAGVVIPPKLELGNQDLIKSHLYSVWLAHTGLYLGDSMSQLLDLEQTDYPLKDSIQLQLNLSPDRLQHCLQAAQAILADTFCQADLNRMSWYSVDWLRQRIENAPQAFDRACQRWRELYSDAMTQLSVARQTIDRAMRGVATHEERKNAEDQEREARRQIDLLIGRVASGKSQSEFEFYPYRYFASEGFLPGYNFPRLPVRAYIPAGDEGEFISRPRIVALREFAPGNIVYYEGNKFQIAKTRVPAGGIEREYRRVSLCLQCGYFHEGDHAQRDTCENCNARITPDDRRNLPRLNRVLEMGTMITRRRERITCDEEERLKYGYNLTTHFRYESGRQETATVKAKDGKTLMKLSYGDTAKVWRINRGPRRNYNETGFKLDTKTGTWGESNDEPTIADTAQHSEVHLMVQDTCNVLVIEPTGIPIENAEAFLATLQYALERAIQAVYKLEDDELCSERLGQGRHLLFWEAAEGGAGVLSQIIENPNAFGAIAQAALDICHFIQEKESCIQACYECLLSYGNQFDHPLLNRHLIHAWLDNLMTSRIDRQVQGGSREAHYQWLRSQTDPNSQFERIVLDEIYKRGLKLPDTAQELIEEANCKPDFLYKAAKVAVFCDGSAHDHPDQQKRDRLERDNLKYNANYLVMVLRHNEDWQDKLGLLLGWLKG; this is encoded by the coding sequence ATGAAGCTCCCGGTTAAACTTCAAGAACTCCTCCAGGAAAACGAACAGACGATCGCCACTATCAGCACACTGATAGGACAGGGCAGTGCGATGGTTGATTGTTCTGGCGTAGAAGCCATTGTTCCAGAACATCTGACGCTTTTGCTCTCTGGCATTCCGGCTGACTGGGACTTCGTGGAACTGGCGCAGGTGCTAGACCAGGAAACGCTGACTGAGAGCTTTGCCCATCAGCTAACCCAAGAAATTGATCGCAGACTCGGACGAGAAACAAAGCCTGTTCAACAACCCTCGATCGTTGCACCTTCATCGCCCGATAGCCGCCCTACCCTCGACGTTTTCAATCTGCGTCAGGAAGTCATCTCCGACTACCGCCGCTATATCGAAAGCTTCCTGAAGATCCGAGATCCGAAAGTCGAGCAGTTTGTCCATCAAGAACTCGAACGCGGGCAACTCTGGACTGATTCCCTCGTGCAGCTCAACCCCTCCTACAAGCAGGGCGCAACCGTGCAGGAATTAGTCCAGCAAGGAGTCCTGCATCCTGAGTGTGAACGTTACTTTCCCGACTACCGCTTCCGCTACCACCAGGAACAGGCTTTTCTTGCCGCTGGAAGACAGGAACCCTACGTGCTAACCACGGGCACTGGCTCAGGCAAAAGCATGACCTATGTGGTGCCGCTGTTTGACGATCTGCTGCGCCATCCGGAAATCAAAGGCGTCAGAGCCATCCTGGTTTATCCCATGAATGCGCTGATCAACTCTCAGAAGCAGGAGTTCGACAAATTCCTGGCAAGAGTTCCCAATTCTCCGATTCGCGTCGAGCAATACACCGGACAGGAAAATCTGACTCGCAAGAGCGAAATCCAGAACAACCCGCCCCACATTCTGCTGACCAACTACGTGATGCTGGAGCTAATGCTTACTCGCACCCACGAAGAAAAGCTGGTTGCCTCGCCGGATCTGAAATTCCTGATTCTGGATGAACTGCACACCTATAGGGGACGGCAGGGAGCCGACGTTGCCATGCTGATCCGTAAACTGCGGCAGCGAGCTGGCAAAGACCTGCTCTGTATCGGCACCAGCGCCACGATGTCCACTAAAGGCGATCGTCAGAATCGTCGTCAAACCGTTGCTGGAGTTGCCAGCAAACTATTCGGCGTCCCGGTCCAACCGCAGAACGTGATCGATGAAACTCTGGAGCGATCGATTACTCGCCCTCAACCAGTTGCCACCGAACTCTGCCAGAGCATCACAGCCGGACTCTCGCCCGAATCCCAGCAAACCCTGGAGGCATTCAAATCCCACCCGATCGCTGCCTGGATCGAAATGAACTTTGGACTGGCAGAAGAAGAGGGTCATCTGGTTCGTCGCACGCCCATTACTCTGGAAGCGGGAGCCGCGAAACTTGCAGAGCAAACCCAACTGCCGATCGAAACCTGCCTGAACACGCTCAAGCAAATGTTTCTCTGGGGCAGCAAAACGGGAGGACTGGCTTTCCGGCTGCATCAGTTTATCTCTCAGGGCGGCAGCGTCTACGCCACGATCGAACCCCACACCAAACGATCGCTCACTTTAGAAGGACAATACGCCACCACAGACGATCGCCTGCTGTATCCCTTAGTCTTTTGCCGCACCTGTGGACAGGACTATTACGTGGTGCGCTACGACGGCGAGCATCAAACCGTACAGCCCTTATTGCCCACGGCGATCGACCTTGACCCAGACAATACCGACGTTCGAGAAGGCTATCTGACGCTGAACGAACCGGATTTGTGGCGCGAGGGGGATGAAGAACGCCTGCCGGATAGCTGGTTCAAAGAAACCAAGCGCGAAGGGCGAGTGCCGAAGAAAGAATATGCCCGGTTCATCCCGCAACGGCTGCAAGTTCTAGCAAACGGCAACGTCACAAATTCTCTCCTCGACGGCACGAGCTGCTGGTTCACGGCAAAACCGCTGATGACCTGCCTGAACTGCGGCGTGGTGCATGATGCCCGAAGAAATGAATTTGTGAAACTCTCTCGCCTCAGCAGCGAAGGACGCAGTACGGCAACGACGCTCCTCTGCCTCTCTACGGTCAGCCGTCTTAAAAGTACGCTGGGCGAAAAATCGGAAGCCGCTAAAGTCCTTAGCTTTACCGACAACCGTCAAGATGCGTCCCTCCAAGCAGGGCACTTCAACGACTTTGTGCAAACCAGTTTTTTGCGTTCCGCCCTTCACAGTGCCTTGCAAGCCAACGGCACCCTGACTCATGCTCAGCTTGCCGCTGAAGTCTGCAAACAAATGCAGCTTGAACAGCCCGACTATGCCCGTCAGGTGTCTGAATATGGGGTGGGCAAACGCCGCAACGAAGAAGCCTTTCAAAACCTGATCGAATATCGCCTCTACGAAGACCTGCGCCGGGGTGGGCGGATTGTGCAGCCGAACCTGGAGCAGTGTGGGCTGCTGGCGATCGAATACATTGACCTAGAGGAAGTGTGTCAGGCGATCGAACCCTGGCAAAAGCATCCCCATCCACTGCTACTCCGTGCCACCCCTGCTGAACGGTTAGTCGCCGCCAAGACACTCTTGGATCTGCTGCGACGAGAACTCGTGATCGATGCCCGACTATTGCAGCCGGATCGCATTGAGCAACTGAAAAAGGAGGTGAACCAGGCACTGAAAGACCCCTGGACGTTTGACCCTTACGAACGACTGTACGAAGCAAAATGGGCAAGCACCAGCGTTGGCGAACAGCTTGGGTATCAACGCCGCCGCTCCAAGCTTCGCCTCACCGCTCGCAGTAAAGTGGGACAGTTTTTGCGCTCTCCCCGCGCCTGGAATGGATTGTGCGAGTCTATTTCGGACTCCGAATATGCCCTGCTGATTAATGCCCTGATTGGCGTTCTCTGTGACAGCGGCTATCTGATTAAAGACGGCACGGAAGTGCAGCTTCGGATTGACTCAATTCAGTGGCGGTCGCAGAAAACCAGGACGATCGCGCCCGATGTGCTGACCGCTCGCCGGATTGAAGGCGCAGAAGAAACGCCGATTCCAGTGAATCTGTTCTTCCAGGACTTTTATGAGCGCAGTGCCCAGCAAACCCACAGCATGGAGGGACGCGAACACACGGGACAGGTCAAAACGATCAAGCGTCAGGAACGCGAGACGCTGTTTCGCAAAGGCGAGTTAGCTGCCCTATTCTGCTCGCCCACAATGGAACTGGGGATTGATATTTCGGATCTGAACGTGGTGCATTTACGCAATGTGCCTCCCAGTCCCGCCAACTATGCCCAGCGCAGCGGACGGGCAGGACGCAGTGGACAGGGTGCGCTTGTTATTACCTATGCGTCCGCAGGCAGTGGACATGATCAGTATTTCTTCCGCCGTCAAAGTCAGATGGTGGCAGGCGTGGTGATCCCACCCAAACTCGAACTGGGCAACCAGGACTTGATCAAGTCCCACCTGTATTCCGTTTGGTTAGCGCATACAGGGCTATACCTGGGCGACTCCATGAGCCAACTGCTTGACCTGGAGCAAACAGATTATCCCTTGAAAGACAGCATCCAGCTTCAGCTAAACTTGTCGCCCGATCGTTTGCAACACTGTTTGCAAGCGGCTCAAGCGATTCTGGCAGATACTTTCTGTCAGGCGGATCTAAATCGCATGTCCTGGTACTCCGTGGATTGGCTGCGGCAGCGAATTGAAAATGCTCCTCAAGCCTTCGATCGAGCTTGTCAGCGGTGGCGCGAACTCTACAGTGATGCCATGACCCAGCTTAGTGTGGCTCGTCAGACGATCGATCGGGCAATGCGCGGGGTTGCCACCCACGAAGAGCGCAAAAACGCGGAAGATCAGGAACGGGAAGCCCGGAGACAAATTGACCTGCTGATTGGACGGGTGGCATCGGGTAAAAGCCAGAGTGAATTTGAGTTCTATCCCTACCGCTATTTTGCCTCTGAAGGTTTTCTGCCCGGCTATAACTTCCCCCGGCTTCCCGTGCGGGCATACATTCCAGCAGGCGATGAAGGCGAGTTTATTTCTCGACCCCGGATTGTTGCCCTGCGAGAGTTTGCCCCCGGCAACATCGTCTACTACGAAGGCAACAAGTTTCAGATTGCCAAAACCAGAGTCCCGGCAGGCGGCATTGAACGGGAATACCGACGGGTCAGCTTGTGTCTCCAGTGCGGTTACTTCCATGAAGGCGATCACGCTCAGCGCGACACCTGTGAAAACTGTAATGCACGAATTACCCCAGACGATCGCCGCAATCTACCGCGCCTCAATCGGGTTCTAGAAATGGGGACGATGATCACTCGCAGACGCGAACGGATTACCTGTGATGAAGAAGAACGGCTGAAATACGGCTACAACCTCACCACCCACTTCCGCTATGAGTCGGGACGACAAGAGACGGCTACGGTCAAAGCCAAAGACGGCAAAACGCTGATGAAACTTTCCTACGGAGACACCGCCAAAGTCTGGCGAATCAACCGGGGACCGAGACGCAACTACAATGAAACTGGCTTCAAACTCGACACCAAAACCGGAACCTGGGGCGAGTCTAACGATGAACCGACGATCGCCGATACTGCCCAGCACAGCGAAGTGCATCTGATGGTGCAGGATACCTGTAATGTTCTGGTGATTGAACCGACAGGAATCCCGATTGAGAATGCAGAAGCGTTTCTGGCAACCCTGCAATATGCGCTCGAACGGGCAATTCAGGCGGTTTATAAGCTGGAGGACGATGAACTCTGCTCAGAAAGGTTGGGGCAGGGTCGGCATTTACTGTTCTGGGAAGCCGCCGAAGGAGGAGCTGGAGTCCTTTCGCAAATCATCGAGAATCCCAATGCGTTTGGGGCGATCGCCCAGGCTGCCCTCGATATTTGCCACTTTATTCAGGAGAAGGAAAGCTGTATCCAGGCTTGCTATGAGTGTCTCTTGTCCTATGGCAATCAATTCGACCATCCTCTCCTGAATCGTCATTTGATTCACGCCTGGTTAGATAATCTCATGACGAGCCGGATCGATCGTCAGGTTCAAGGCGGATCAAGAGAGGCACACTATCAGTGGTTACGCTCTCAGACTGACCCAAATTCACAATTTGAGCGCATTGTTTTAGATGAAATTTACAAGCGTGGATTAAAACTACCTGATACCGCCCAAGAACTCATTGAGGAAGCCAATTGCAAACCGGATTTCCTCTACAAAGCTGCCAAGGTTGCTGTCTTTTGTGATGGTTCTGCCCATGATCATCCTGACCAGCAAAAGCGCGATCGACTGGAGCGAGATAACCTGAAATATAACGCCAATTACTTAGTTATGGTTCTTCGCCATAACGAGGACTGGCAGGACAAGCTGGGGCTGTTATTAGGATGGCTAAAAGGGTAG
- the glyA gene encoding serine hydroxymethyltransferase, giving the protein MASIAPTTTFNFLAKTDPTIASILTKELQRQRDYLELTACTNFTSLAVMAAQGFVLTNKAASGLPGNRCYTGCELIDESEQIAIDRAKQLFGAAHANVQPHSGAQANFAVFLALLQPGDTFMGMNPFYSGHSSHGSPTNVSGLWFNKQHYEVDQETECLDYDQIRDLALKHRPKLIICGSSAYSRVIEFDKFRAIADEVDAYLMADIAHIAGLVASGHHPNPVPCCDVVTTTTYKTLRGPKGGLILTRDPELGEKLDKAVFPGFQSAPLQHVIAAKAVAFGEALQPEFKAYCRQVIENARALATQLQKRGFRILSGGTDNHLMVVDLRSIGMTGQQADQLLSSINITANKNSIPFDTQPPFITSGLRLGSPAMTTLGMGTAEFTEIANIIADRLLNPSSEAISQNCQLRIAELCSCFPLYPDLDFGDG; this is encoded by the coding sequence ATGGCAAGCATTGCCCCCACAACCACTTTCAATTTTCTTGCTAAAACTGATCCTACAATCGCCAGCATCCTCACAAAAGAACTTCAGCGCCAGCGAGATTACCTAGAACTTACTGCCTGTACAAATTTTACTTCTCTGGCAGTGATGGCTGCACAAGGATTTGTGCTAACCAATAAAGCTGCTTCAGGATTACCAGGAAATCGTTGCTACACCGGCTGCGAGTTAATTGACGAGTCTGAACAGATAGCTATTGATCGTGCCAAGCAACTATTTGGAGCCGCTCATGCCAATGTGCAACCTCATTCAGGTGCTCAAGCAAATTTCGCTGTCTTCTTAGCTCTATTGCAGCCGGGTGACACCTTTATGGGAATGAATCCATTTTACAGTGGACATTCATCCCACGGCTCTCCAACGAACGTATCAGGTTTATGGTTCAATAAGCAACACTATGAGGTGGATCAGGAGACCGAATGCCTAGATTATGACCAGATTCGGGATCTGGCATTAAAACACCGTCCTAAGCTCATCATTTGTGGTTCTTCCGCCTATTCAAGGGTGATTGAGTTTGACAAGTTCCGAGCAATTGCCGATGAAGTCGATGCCTACTTAATGGCAGATATTGCTCACATTGCCGGTTTAGTTGCTAGCGGACACCATCCTAATCCCGTTCCTTGCTGCGATGTAGTAACAACTACCACCTATAAAACTCTGCGGGGTCCTAAAGGTGGCTTGATTTTAACTCGTGATCCTGAGCTGGGAGAGAAACTGGACAAGGCAGTGTTTCCAGGGTTTCAAAGTGCCCCATTGCAACATGTGATTGCTGCAAAAGCCGTTGCCTTTGGCGAAGCTTTGCAGCCTGAGTTCAAAGCCTACTGTAGGCAAGTTATCGAAAATGCTCGTGCCTTAGCAACACAGCTTCAAAAGCGTGGTTTCAGAATTCTTTCTGGTGGTACAGATAATCATTTGATGGTGGTCGATTTACGCTCAATTGGGATGACTGGTCAGCAAGCAGACCAATTGCTCAGCAGCATTAACATTACAGCAAACAAGAATTCTATTCCATTTGATACGCAGCCTCCCTTTATAACTAGTGGTCTGAGGTTAGGATCTCCAGCGATGACCACTCTTGGGATGGGAACCGCAGAATTCACGGAGATCGCTAACATCATTGCCGACCGACTGCTCAACCCGAGCAGTGAAGCAATATCCCAAAATTGCCAGTTGCGGATTGCTGAGTTGTGTTCCTGCTTCCCACTCTATCCCGATTTGGACTTTGGTGATGGCTGA
- a CDS encoding TauD/TfdA family dioxygenase, giving the protein MMPTPIRELVLNQHELKDVNHLLNQILGDTEEIGLEELLSKCFVLSHRLPERIKQFVYDFKTTEHSPGILIRHPEPPFDVAFTPEFLVTHRRETVTRDEVLHILYATLVGYVIAWNSIQNGNLVNHVLPIRSHENKLLSSGSANKFELHTEDAFHPYAEEFLSLLCMRNPYKVSTDIAFLGDVELPEDVKELLFQPQFVIGANLAHTVNQPKDRRSILFGNRESPYFRLNLNMLNMDLLEQSAKDALDFFINGLKEVEQSVVLGAGDVLFLDNFRTAHGRPPYLPAYDGSDRWLKRLYITTDLRKSRDLRESAASRLIKTKTRR; this is encoded by the coding sequence ATGATGCCTACTCCCATTCGAGAGTTGGTTCTTAACCAACATGAACTAAAAGATGTAAATCATCTTCTTAATCAAATCTTAGGTGATACAGAGGAAATTGGTCTTGAGGAACTATTAAGCAAGTGTTTTGTACTGTCACATCGCTTACCAGAACGAATTAAGCAGTTTGTTTACGATTTCAAGACTACCGAGCATTCTCCCGGTATCCTAATTCGACATCCTGAACCCCCTTTTGATGTTGCCTTCACGCCAGAATTTCTAGTAACGCACCGTAGGGAAACAGTGACAAGAGATGAGGTTTTGCACATCCTCTATGCCACTTTAGTTGGATATGTAATTGCATGGAACAGTATTCAGAATGGCAATCTCGTTAATCATGTACTACCTATCCGATCTCACGAAAATAAGCTGCTGAGTTCTGGCTCAGCCAACAAGTTCGAGCTTCATACTGAAGATGCGTTTCATCCCTACGCTGAGGAATTTCTTTCTCTACTGTGTATGCGAAACCCTTACAAAGTGTCCACCGACATTGCTTTTCTGGGAGACGTAGAGTTACCTGAAGACGTCAAGGAATTGCTTTTTCAACCTCAATTTGTGATTGGTGCAAACTTGGCTCATACCGTGAATCAGCCCAAGGATAGGAGATCTATTTTGTTCGGTAATCGAGAATCTCCTTATTTTCGATTGAATCTGAACATGCTGAATATGGACTTATTGGAGCAAAGCGCTAAAGACGCTCTCGATTTTTTTATCAACGGTCTTAAAGAAGTGGAGCAATCTGTGGTTCTTGGAGCAGGGGATGTACTTTTTTTGGACAATTTCAGAACGGCTCATGGTCGCCCTCCATACTTGCCTGCGTATGACGGTTCAGATAGATGGCTGAAACGGTTATACATCACCACCGATCTACGGAAGTCGCGTGATTTACGAGAAAGCGCTGCTTCTCGATTGATTAAAACTAAAACAAGGAGATAG